The Afipia massiliensis genome has a segment encoding these proteins:
- a CDS encoding BufA1 family periplasmic bufferin-type metallophore: MTKSAFTAATLAGSLATALTLIASQATAQPAPAQANAEKCYGVSLAGKNDCAAGPGTTCAGTSKADYQGNAWKYVPKGTCVSMKTPKGTGSLSVIKS, translated from the coding sequence TGCCGCAACGCTCGCCGGCTCGCTCGCCACCGCCCTGACATTGATCGCCTCGCAGGCGACAGCGCAACCTGCCCCGGCGCAGGCCAACGCCGAGAAGTGCTATGGTGTATCGCTCGCAGGAAAGAACGACTGCGCCGCCGGCCCAGGCACCACCTGCGCCGGAACGTCCAAGGCCGACTATCAAGGCAATGCCTGGAAGTATGTTCCCAAGGGCACCTGCGTTTCGATGAAGACACCCAAGGGCACGGGCTCGCTCTCGGTGATCAAGTCCTGA